The Achromobacter pestifer genome includes a region encoding these proteins:
- a CDS encoding RidA family protein, producing the protein MSTAPTADNNGITRYGVAGGTGQGGSHMPFSRAVAADGWLHVSGQVPMENGEVVEGGIVTQSHKAIQQVLAILKEAGYGPEHVVRCGVWLDDARDFASFNKVFKEYFGENPPARACVQSSLVVDAKVEVDCIAYKRPHAAPAKAG; encoded by the coding sequence ATGAGCACTGCCCCCACCGCCGACAACAACGGCATCACCCGCTACGGCGTCGCCGGCGGCACCGGCCAGGGCGGCTCGCACATGCCCTTCTCGCGCGCGGTCGCGGCCGACGGCTGGCTGCACGTGTCCGGCCAGGTGCCGATGGAAAACGGCGAAGTCGTCGAAGGCGGCATCGTGACCCAGTCGCACAAGGCCATCCAGCAGGTGCTGGCCATCCTGAAGGAAGCCGGCTACGGCCCCGAGCACGTCGTGCGCTGCGGCGTATGGCTGGACGACGCGCGTGACTTCGCGTCGTTCAACAAGGTGTTCAAGGAATACTTCGGCGAGAATCCGCCGGCCCGGGCCTGCGTGCAGTCGTCGCTGGTGGTGGATGCAAAAGTCGAGGTCGACTGCATCGCGTATAAACGCCCCCACGCCGCGCCCGCTAAGGCGGGCTAG
- a CDS encoding N-acyl-D-amino-acid deacylase family protein, translating into MYDTLIGNVLVLDGTGEPAYRASVALADGRIAAIGDLPGAAARQIIDGTRLALAPGFIDVHTHDDTNVIRTPDMLPKLSQGVTTVVVGNCGISASPVALRGEPPDPMNLLGARADFSYPTFADYTRAIEAARPAVNVAALVGHTALRSNHMDRLDRAATRDEVLAMREQLRDALAHGAVGLSTGLAYASAFDADTEEVKLLAEALDEFGALYTTHLRSEFAAILDAMQEAFDIARHARVPVVVSHLKCAGAGNWGRTKEVLATLETAGRLQHVGCDCYPYSASSSTLDLKQVTDEFDIDITWSVPHPEQARRKLADIAADWGLSLLETAARLQPAGAVYHNMHEDDVRRVLSHRLTMVGSDGLPNDPMPHPRLWGAFPRVLGHYSRDVGLFPLAEAVHKMTGLSAARFGLAERGLVREGYHADLVLFDPATVIDRATFAEPVQTAAGIEAVWVNGALSYRQGEATGDRAGRWLPRSGDLRKNFQ; encoded by the coding sequence ATGTACGACACCCTCATAGGCAATGTGCTGGTCCTGGACGGCACCGGCGAACCCGCCTACCGCGCCAGCGTGGCGCTGGCCGACGGCCGCATCGCCGCCATCGGCGACCTGCCCGGCGCGGCGGCGCGCCAGATCATCGATGGCACCCGCCTGGCGCTGGCCCCCGGTTTCATCGACGTGCACACCCATGACGACACCAATGTCATCCGCACGCCGGACATGCTGCCCAAGCTGTCCCAAGGCGTGACTACCGTGGTGGTGGGCAATTGCGGCATCAGCGCCTCGCCCGTGGCCCTGCGCGGCGAACCGCCGGACCCGATGAACCTGCTGGGCGCCCGCGCCGACTTCAGCTATCCCACCTTCGCCGACTACACCCGCGCCATCGAGGCCGCGCGGCCTGCCGTGAACGTGGCCGCGCTGGTCGGCCATACCGCCTTGCGCAGCAACCACATGGACCGGCTGGACCGCGCCGCCACGCGCGACGAGGTCCTGGCGATGCGCGAGCAGCTGCGCGACGCGCTGGCCCATGGCGCCGTCGGCCTGAGCACCGGGCTGGCCTATGCCTCCGCCTTCGACGCCGACACCGAAGAGGTCAAGCTGTTGGCCGAGGCCCTGGACGAGTTCGGCGCGCTCTACACCACCCATCTGCGCTCGGAATTCGCCGCCATCCTGGACGCCATGCAGGAAGCCTTCGACATCGCCCGGCACGCCCGCGTGCCGGTGGTGGTGTCGCACCTGAAGTGCGCCGGCGCCGGCAACTGGGGCCGCACGAAGGAAGTCCTGGCCACGCTGGAAACCGCCGGCCGCCTGCAGCACGTGGGCTGCGACTGCTATCCCTATTCGGCCAGCTCGTCGACGCTGGACCTGAAGCAGGTCACGGACGAATTCGACATCGACATCACCTGGTCCGTGCCGCATCCGGAGCAGGCCCGCCGCAAGCTGGCCGACATCGCCGCCGACTGGGGCCTGAGCTTGCTGGAAACGGCCGCGCGCCTGCAGCCGGCCGGCGCCGTCTACCACAACATGCACGAAGACGACGTGCGCCGCGTGCTGTCGCACCGGCTCACCATGGTGGGCTCCGACGGCCTGCCCAACGATCCCATGCCGCACCCGCGGCTCTGGGGCGCGTTCCCGCGCGTGCTGGGGCACTACAGCCGCGACGTGGGGCTGTTCCCGCTGGCCGAGGCCGTGCACAAGATGACGGGCCTGTCCGCCGCCCGCTTCGGCCTGGCCGAGCGCGGCCTGGTGCGCGAGGGCTACCACGCGGACCTGGTGCTGTTCGACCCCGCCACGGTCATCGACCGCGCCACCTTCGCCGAGCCGGTGCAGACCGCGGCCGGCATCGAGGCGGTCTGGGTCAATGGCGCCCTGTCCTACCGCCAGGGCGAGGCCACCGGCGACCGCGCCGGCCGCTGGCTGCCGCGCAGCGGCGACCTGCGCAAGAACTTCCAATAG